The Brasilonema sennae CENA114 genome includes a region encoding these proteins:
- a CDS encoding DUF1818 family protein: MERVLKSGLGWRIGWNPAAPEFKGLVGTDDWAIELTEAELNDFCRLLTQLADTIRQIATELMDEEKITCEAESDLLWMEVEGYPHAYSLRFILKTGRCAEGKWDDSAVAGLLKASQMLKVF; this comes from the coding sequence ATGGAACGTGTTCTCAAAAGTGGACTTGGTTGGCGTATCGGCTGGAACCCAGCAGCGCCAGAGTTCAAAGGTTTAGTGGGTACAGATGATTGGGCGATCGAGTTAACTGAAGCTGAATTGAATGATTTTTGTCGGCTACTAACGCAACTAGCAGACACCATTCGGCAAATTGCAACTGAATTAATGGATGAGGAAAAGATTACCTGTGAAGCTGAAAGCGATTTATTATGGATGGAAGTCGAAGGTTATCCTCATGCCTATAGTCTGCGTTTTATCCTGAAAACAGGGCGTTGTGCAGAAGGTAAATGGGATGATTCCGCTGTTGCTGGTTTGTTGAAAGCCTCCCAGATGCTCAAAGTTTTTTAA
- a CDS encoding Uma2 family endonuclease encodes MLPSDLKIALPSTDELPCCDDIPVDNEDQNFLPNVLLFLLNSIWANRMDWFFGVDMAVYHTTGVNPRVPVVPDAFLSLGVERKKGGKSRKSYAVWEENDVVPILTLEMVSHTPGGEYEEKLAIYTKLGVLYYVIYNPEFWRRDQHQPFEVYKLVNGNYQLQISEPLWMPEIGLGIGRHQTVIAGIQQEFLSWYDQQGNRYLTDAEQVQQERERVEQLAQYLRSLGVDPDNLPGK; translated from the coding sequence ATGCTTCCATCCGATCTCAAAATTGCGTTACCAAGCACTGACGAACTTCCCTGCTGTGACGATATTCCTGTGGATAATGAGGATCAGAATTTTTTGCCGAATGTTTTACTATTTTTATTGAACTCAATTTGGGCAAATCGCATGGATTGGTTCTTCGGTGTAGATATGGCAGTGTATCACACTACCGGGGTCAATCCGAGAGTACCTGTCGTGCCAGATGCTTTTTTGAGTTTGGGAGTAGAACGGAAAAAAGGTGGTAAGTCTCGCAAAAGTTACGCAGTCTGGGAAGAAAATGATGTCGTCCCAATACTCACATTAGAAATGGTATCTCATACACCAGGGGGTGAATACGAGGAGAAGCTGGCTATTTATACAAAACTTGGTGTTTTATACTACGTGATTTACAATCCGGAATTTTGGCGGCGCGACCAACATCAACCGTTTGAAGTGTATAAGTTAGTAAATGGGAACTATCAGTTGCAGATAAGTGAACCATTATGGATGCCAGAGATAGGATTAGGCATTGGCCGGCATCAAACAGTGATTGCTGGTATTCAACAGGAGTTCTTATCTTGGTACGATCAGCAAGGAAACCGCTATTTGACAGATGCAGAACAGGTACAGCAGGAGCGTGAGCGAGTTGAACAATTAGCGCAATATTTACGTTCTCTTGGTGTAGATCCAGATAATTTACCTGGCAAATAA
- the cysH gene encoding phosphoadenosine phosphosulfate reductase has product MTVSPATTSQTAAFDLDQLNQKFETAHPRDILAWSAENISTGLVQTSAFNVDDIIITHILYVALKHPVPVIFLDTLYHFPQTLELVAKLKDTYNLDLKVYKTPDVDTREAFAAKYGEALWDTDIAKFHEVTKIEPLQRGIAELNTVAWITGRRRDQAVTRANMPVFELDSNNRIKINPLANWTRKQSWEYVAEHGVIYNPLHDQGYPSIGDEPITTKVGEGEDERAGRWRGTGKTECGIHI; this is encoded by the coding sequence ATGACTGTTTCACCAGCGACTACATCCCAAACCGCCGCTTTTGACCTAGACCAACTCAATCAAAAATTTGAAACCGCTCATCCGAGAGATATACTGGCGTGGTCTGCGGAAAATATTTCAACTGGACTCGTGCAAACCAGCGCCTTTAACGTAGATGACATTATCATTACGCATATCCTCTACGTTGCTCTCAAACACCCAGTCCCAGTTATATTCCTCGACACGCTGTACCACTTCCCCCAAACTCTAGAACTGGTTGCTAAACTCAAAGACACTTACAATTTGGATCTCAAAGTTTACAAAACCCCAGATGTAGACACTCGCGAAGCCTTTGCTGCAAAATATGGCGAAGCACTTTGGGATACAGATATTGCTAAATTCCACGAAGTCACCAAAATCGAACCATTGCAACGAGGTATAGCGGAACTCAATACCGTCGCTTGGATTACCGGACGTCGTCGCGACCAAGCTGTCACCCGTGCTAATATGCCCGTATTTGAACTTGACAGCAACAACCGTATCAAAATCAATCCTTTAGCGAACTGGACACGCAAACAAAGCTGGGAATATGTCGCTGAACACGGCGTCATCTATAACCCCCTACATGACCAAGGTTATCCCAGTATTGGCGATGAACCTATCACAACCAAAGTAGGTGAAGGCGAAGATGAACGCGCTGGACGTTGGCGGGGTACTGGTAAGACTGAGTGTGGTATTCATATTTAA
- a CDS encoding formylglycine-generating enzyme family protein: MPKIVINRSKQTAQYFIEDLGNEVQLEMVLIPGGSFLMGSKEDELGHRESESPQHTVTIKPFCMGKYPVTQAQWKAVASFPQVNRELKPNPSHFQGENRPVEQVSWYDAVEFCDRLSRFVEDRLKEHTKRPYRLPSEAEWEYAARAGTTTPFHFGETISTDLANYDGTDSEDRKWSGSSYGQGSKGIYREETTPVGNFGVANAFGLYDIHGNVWEWCADHWHENYEGAPTDGSAWFDESDNDNRHYLLRGGSWFSNPGYCRSAYRFIFSAGVRVYNYNGFRVACSTL; encoded by the coding sequence ATGCCAAAAATAGTTATTAACCGTTCAAAGCAGACAGCACAATATTTTATAGAAGACTTGGGCAATGAAGTACAGCTAGAAATGGTGCTGATTCCAGGCGGCAGTTTTCTTATGGGTTCAAAAGAAGATGAACTGGGACACCGTGAATCGGAAAGCCCTCAACATACAGTAACCATTAAACCCTTTTGTATGGGTAAGTATCCTGTCACTCAAGCACAGTGGAAGGCAGTCGCCTCTTTTCCACAGGTTAACCGCGAACTAAAACCTAACCCTTCACATTTTCAAGGAGAAAATCGCCCCGTTGAACAAGTTTCTTGGTATGATGCTGTCGAGTTTTGCGATCGGCTTAGCCGCTTCGTAGAAGATCGCCTAAAGGAGCACACCAAAAGACCTTACCGACTTCCTAGTGAAGCTGAATGGGAATACGCAGCTCGTGCCGGAACTACAACTCCATTTCACTTTGGCGAGACAATTTCGACTGATTTAGCAAATTATGATGGTACAGATAGTGAAGATCGTAAATGGTCGGGTTCATCATATGGTCAAGGTTCCAAAGGAATCTATCGAGAAGAAACAACACCTGTAGGTAACTTCGGCGTAGCGAATGCCTTTGGATTATACGATATTCATGGGAATGTGTGGGAGTGGTGTGCTGACCATTGGCATGAGAATTATGAAGGAGCACCCACAGACGGAAGTGCGTGGTTCGATGAAAGTGATAATGATAATCGCCATTACCTGCTGCGCGGTGGTTCTTGGTTCAGCAATCCCGGTTACTGCCGTTCGGCGTATCGCTTCATCTTCAGTGCGGGCGTCAGAGTCTACAACTACAACGGTTTTCGCGTTGCGTGTTCTACACTCTAG
- a CDS encoding AAA family ATPase: protein MISTQRLEFTGNPNRRPENPHKDSPTNPEPYVVSAELKKAVNLAIYLRRPLLLEGDAGCGKTRLASAVAYELGLPLYRWDIRSTTKAQDGLYEYDAILRLHDVHTQKLEQQPPAAEAETEEEDEERVNRNPANPKHYRKFGALGKAFELKNQPAVVLIDEIDKADLDFPNDLLTVLDEPWEFKIKETGETITATHKPIVIITSNKEKGNLPAPFLRRCLYHYLDFPNDPKRLQEIVEKHYQIREEESPPPPDLVNTAIKRFLAVWNEGGLFKKPGTSEFLDWLKALHTFESEPYKAAQLAKDKLLPYRELLFKLQQDWKKYAKAS, encoded by the coding sequence ATGATATCAACTCAACGATTAGAATTTACGGGAAATCCCAATCGCCGTCCAGAAAATCCACATAAAGATTCACCAACGAACCCAGAACCATATGTAGTTTCTGCCGAATTAAAGAAAGCTGTGAATTTAGCAATCTATCTCAGGCGACCATTATTATTAGAAGGAGACGCCGGGTGTGGTAAGACTCGCCTTGCTTCGGCTGTTGCTTATGAGTTAGGACTTCCTCTTTATCGTTGGGATATCCGTTCCACTACTAAAGCGCAGGATGGACTCTATGAATATGATGCTATCCTCAGATTGCATGATGTGCATACGCAAAAACTAGAACAACAGCCGCCAGCAGCAGAAGCAGAAACTGAGGAGGAAGATGAGGAAAGAGTCAATCGCAATCCTGCTAACCCCAAACACTACCGTAAATTTGGAGCTTTGGGGAAAGCCTTTGAGCTAAAGAATCAGCCAGCAGTTGTGCTGATTGATGAAATTGACAAAGCAGATCTGGATTTCCCGAATGACTTGCTGACGGTTTTGGATGAACCTTGGGAATTTAAAATTAAGGAAACTGGGGAAACAATCACAGCTACTCATAAACCGATTGTAATCATCACCAGTAATAAGGAAAAAGGTAACTTACCTGCGCCATTTTTGCGTCGTTGCCTGTATCATTATCTAGACTTTCCTAATGATCCGAAACGATTGCAGGAAATTGTCGAGAAGCATTACCAGATTCGTGAGGAAGAATCACCGCCTCCTCCTGATTTGGTAAACACAGCAATAAAGCGCTTTCTAGCTGTGTGGAATGAAGGTGGACTTTTCAAGAAACCAGGAACGAGCGAATTTCTCGATTGGTTGAAAGCACTTCATACATTTGAGTCAGAACCTTACAAAGCGGCGCAACTGGCAAAAGATAAACTGCTTCCCTATCGAGAATTGTTATTTAAGTTACAGCAGGACTGGAAAAAATATGCCAAAGCCTCATGA
- a CDS encoding A/G-specific adenine glycosylase, translating to MGFDIARIYLGLNKGWTVNQCAQKLLAWYDRHCRPLPWRQKINIYHTWVCEVMSQQTTLAVVVPKFSEFVKHLPTVYDLAACDQEILRQLWSGLGYYARARNLNKGAKFIVEKLEGHFPQSYYEWLKIPGCGSYTASVIASICFNEKVACVDGNVVRVVSRLLGLSEDVWSSSGKSAIQTYVDQMIPEERPGDFNQAIMELGATVCRKSKPLCLLCPIQKECLAFAHNCVEICPPKKPRRDTVDVELFALVFWRKATDTVAIAHRTKGFLSNTVGFPLIPATEASEVKQVLQSLLHLQFLELSSKFSHNITHHRISGKVLVVQELENPSITTESVLWRELGLSQSFDWVPRSVVASKLSTSFDNKVFKLFANYK from the coding sequence ATGGGTTTTGACATTGCTAGGATTTATCTTGGACTGAACAAAGGTTGGACAGTGAATCAATGTGCCCAGAAACTCCTGGCGTGGTACGATCGCCATTGCAGACCATTGCCTTGGCGTCAGAAAATCAACATCTATCACACCTGGGTGTGTGAGGTGATGAGTCAACAAACTACTCTGGCTGTGGTTGTGCCAAAGTTCTCAGAATTTGTTAAGCACCTTCCTACTGTTTATGATCTTGCTGCTTGTGATCAAGAGATATTGCGTCAACTTTGGTCAGGATTAGGCTATTATGCTCGTGCCCGTAACTTAAACAAAGGTGCAAAGTTTATTGTTGAGAAGTTGGAAGGTCATTTTCCACAATCATACTATGAGTGGTTGAAAATTCCTGGCTGTGGATCTTACACGGCGTCTGTGATTGCAAGTATTTGCTTCAATGAAAAAGTTGCCTGTGTTGATGGTAATGTTGTGCGAGTTGTGAGTCGTTTGCTTGGTTTATCTGAGGATGTGTGGAGTTCTTCTGGAAAATCAGCAATTCAAACTTATGTAGATCAGATGATTCCTGAGGAACGTCCTGGTGACTTTAACCAAGCAATAATGGAGTTAGGAGCTACTGTCTGTCGTAAATCGAAACCTCTGTGTCTTTTGTGTCCAATACAGAAAGAGTGTTTGGCTTTTGCACACAATTGTGTTGAAATTTGTCCTCCCAAAAAACCACGACGTGATACGGTGGATGTGGAGTTGTTTGCTTTGGTCTTTTGGAGGAAGGCGACAGATACGGTGGCGATCGCCCACAGAACAAAAGGATTTCTCTCCAATACCGTTGGGTTTCCATTAATCCCTGCAACTGAAGCTTCAGAAGTCAAGCAGGTTCTTCAATCTCTGCTACATCTTCAATTTTTGGAACTGTCTAGCAAATTTTCACACAATATCACCCATCATCGGATTTCAGGAAAAGTTCTCGTCGTGCAAGAGTTGGAAAACCCAAGCATCACTACAGAGAGTGTTCTTTGGAGGGAACTTGGTTTGTCACAATCTTTTGACTGGGTTCCAAGAAGTGTTGTTGCTTCAAAACTTTCTACTTCATTCGACAACAAAGTTTTTAAGCTTTTTGCGAACTATAAGTAG
- a CDS encoding APC family permease produces MSLYPQIKQFLLGKTLPTSAHAEERLSNAAALAVLSSDALSSVAYATEEILLVLVAAGSSALGLSLPIAIAIIILLAIVVLSYRQTIRAYPKGGGSYIVARENLGIYPGLVAGGSLMIDYILTVTVSISAGTAALTSAFPVLEPFTVSLCLIFIFLLTLANLRGVKESGRIFMIPTYAFIVSIFVLIALGLFQQATGLVPTQYPDIPVKEGLSLFFILRAFSAGCTALTGVEAISDGVLAFKEPEWKNACLTLLYLGVILGFMFVGITYVANAYHVVPEEGQTVVSQLGRVILGTGPLYIFVQVVTLLVLLLAANTSYADFPRLCYFLARDGFLPRQLSLLGDRLVYSNGIILLSVCAAILVIIFKGNVNAVIPLYAVGVFTSFTLSQAGMVRRWFHERTPGWLPSALMNGLGAIATAVVLGVIISTKFMGGAWLVVVAIPVLVSIFLAIHRHYQYVTERLSIQGLPPRGYIPRPKPEVVTHPAVVVVGQLNRGTVEALDYARTIADEIVAIHVDLGSTEGDKLQEEWRQLEADIPLVIIESPYRSVISPIVEFVGEFEDRYQDTYTTVIIPAFVTRNWWEGLLHNQTTLFLKNALRAQKSRVVTTVRYYL; encoded by the coding sequence ATGTCCCTCTACCCACAGATTAAACAATTTTTACTCGGTAAAACGTTACCGACAAGTGCTCATGCTGAAGAGCGATTGAGTAACGCTGCTGCTCTTGCAGTGCTTTCATCGGATGCTCTGTCTTCGGTTGCTTACGCTACAGAGGAGATTCTGCTGGTTTTAGTAGCAGCGGGGAGTAGCGCTCTTGGTTTGTCTCTGCCTATTGCTATAGCAATTATCATCCTACTAGCAATAGTTGTGCTTTCTTATCGACAAACCATTCGAGCTTATCCCAAAGGCGGTGGCTCCTACATTGTTGCCAGAGAAAACCTTGGTATATACCCAGGACTGGTGGCAGGGGGTTCTCTGATGATTGACTATATTTTGACAGTCACCGTCAGTATATCTGCGGGTACTGCAGCCCTCACCTCAGCATTTCCAGTCCTGGAACCCTTTACAGTCAGCCTTTGCTTGATTTTTATTTTCCTATTGACGCTGGCAAATCTTCGAGGTGTAAAGGAATCAGGTAGGATATTTATGATTCCTACTTATGCCTTTATTGTCAGCATTTTTGTGTTGATTGCCCTTGGGTTATTTCAACAAGCGACTGGGCTAGTACCGACACAATATCCCGATATACCTGTCAAAGAAGGACTCAGTTTGTTTTTCATTTTGAGGGCTTTTTCTGCTGGATGTACGGCGCTGACGGGAGTTGAAGCAATATCCGATGGTGTCTTAGCTTTTAAGGAACCAGAGTGGAAAAATGCTTGCCTCACATTGCTTTACTTGGGCGTTATTCTGGGTTTTATGTTTGTAGGAATTACCTATGTAGCCAACGCATACCATGTTGTTCCGGAAGAGGGACAAACTGTGGTTTCTCAGTTGGGTAGGGTTATTCTCGGAACAGGACCACTTTATATCTTTGTCCAAGTTGTTACACTGCTAGTCCTGCTTTTAGCTGCAAATACCAGCTATGCAGATTTTCCCAGACTTTGTTACTTTTTGGCACGAGATGGATTTTTACCGCGACAATTGTCACTGTTGGGCGATCGCCTAGTCTACTCTAACGGCATCATCCTTCTCAGTGTCTGTGCAGCCATCTTGGTCATCATCTTCAAAGGAAACGTCAATGCTGTTATTCCCTTGTATGCAGTAGGCGTATTTACTTCCTTTACTTTATCTCAAGCTGGGATGGTACGCCGCTGGTTCCATGAACGCACACCAGGTTGGCTTCCAAGCGCTTTGATGAATGGTTTGGGAGCTATTGCGACAGCTGTGGTTCTAGGAGTCATTATATCAACTAAGTTCATGGGCGGGGCTTGGTTAGTCGTCGTAGCAATTCCTGTGCTTGTCAGCATCTTTTTAGCCATTCACCGTCACTATCAATACGTAACAGAACGTCTTAGTATTCAGGGATTACCCCCGAGAGGTTATATCCCCAGACCAAAACCAGAAGTTGTCACCCACCCTGCTGTGGTTGTGGTAGGACAACTGAATCGAGGAACAGTAGAGGCTTTGGACTACGCACGCACGATTGCTGATGAAATTGTTGCAATTCACGTAGATCTTGGTTCTACAGAAGGAGATAAACTGCAAGAAGAATGGCGACAATTGGAGGCAGACATTCCTTTGGTCATTATCGAATCACCCTACCGTTCTGTGATATCTCCTATTGTCGAATTTGTTGGTGAGTTTGAAGACCGTTATCAGGACACTTACACAACTGTAATTATTCCTGCGTTTGTAACTCGTAATTGGTGGGAAGGTCTTTTGCATAATCAAACAACTTTGTTTTTGAAAAATGCTTTACGTGCTCAAAAGAGTCGAGTTGTCACAACTGTCAGGTATTACTTGTAA
- a CDS encoding formylglycine-generating enzyme family protein has product MTTVADDNKQWREQAKQAVERFVRRFDESYRLLAYHAALPLVLTPELVNYLRNEFLRGEQVLWVAEVDLLLSDLCSQVGYELYAMDTHVRAYLLEEMKQECGEQRMQEVAQVLISYVSYLSRLNPGRRQQELEAQRWAAMVYLGDEKCQEAAQEIAKRLLETSSGTGSENRSESGIRAELARLTRITQELSPQLQKEPALLEYAKLTQQMLRTPETLTQEELSRSFRVGGMELKPAHRLLGSVQAVAESSATLRVARLEGFPLIQTFEFEVATVAIEDETKTSPNINLQPFEFEVATIELKQSDWLRRKTELIVKRRRQQAQCFIEKLGNRVQLEMVQIPGGNFKMGAPRNEKDSRDNERPQHQVTVPTFFMGKYPVTQAQWQAVAYLPQVNRELKADPSEFKGENRPVEQVSWYDAVEFCDRLSQYTGKPYRLPSEAEWEYSCRAGTTTPFHFGETITSDLANYNADYTYGAGPKGIHREETTTVDSFGVANPFGLYNMHGNVWELCADHWHGNYEGAPTNGSAWLDNNDNDNRIRRGGSWRNSPEVCRSAFRFGSDAGVRNLNSFGFRVACSPAYTQ; this is encoded by the coding sequence GTGACAACTGTGGCTGATGACAACAAGCAATGGCGAGAACAAGCAAAGCAAGCTGTAGAGCGGTTTGTTCGGCGTTTTGATGAGTCTTATCGGCTACTGGCGTATCATGCTGCATTACCTTTGGTACTCACTCCAGAATTGGTGAACTACTTACGCAATGAGTTTTTGCGAGGTGAGCAAGTTCTTTGGGTGGCGGAGGTTGACTTGTTGCTGTCTGATTTGTGCTCTCAGGTGGGGTACGAACTTTACGCAATGGATACCCATGTGCGAGCATATCTGCTGGAGGAAATGAAGCAAGAGTGTGGCGAACAGCGAATGCAGGAAGTCGCGCAAGTTTTAATCAGCTATGTCAGCTATCTGAGTCGGCTCAATCCGGGAAGACGGCAACAAGAATTAGAAGCGCAACGATGGGCAGCAATGGTATATTTAGGAGATGAGAAATGTCAAGAAGCAGCACAAGAGATTGCCAAACGGCTCCTAGAGACTAGTAGTGGAACGGGTTCCGAAAACCGTAGCGAGTCAGGAATTCGGGCAGAGTTAGCGCGATTGACACGAATTACTCAAGAGTTATCACCTCAGTTACAGAAGGAGCCAGCTTTACTGGAGTACGCAAAGTTGACGCAGCAAATGTTAAGAACGCCAGAGACACTCACTCAAGAAGAACTGAGTCGTTCTTTTCGAGTAGGCGGTATGGAACTCAAACCAGCGCATAGGTTGTTAGGATCTGTGCAAGCAGTGGCTGAGTCATCTGCCACGCTGAGAGTTGCTAGGCTTGAAGGCTTCCCACTAATACAGACTTTTGAATTTGAAGTAGCAACCGTCGCGATCGAGGATGAGACAAAAACATCTCCAAATATCAACCTGCAACCTTTTGAATTTGAAGTTGCAACAATCGAACTGAAACAATCAGATTGGTTGAGACGAAAAACAGAATTAATAGTCAAGCGGCGTCGTCAACAAGCTCAGTGCTTTATCGAAAAGTTAGGGAATAGAGTCCAGCTAGAAATGGTACAGATTCCTGGTGGCAATTTTAAGATGGGCGCTCCCAGAAATGAGAAAGATAGCCGTGATAATGAACGCCCTCAACACCAAGTAACTGTTCCAACGTTCTTCATGGGCAAATATCCTGTAACTCAAGCACAATGGCAAGCTGTAGCTTATCTCCCACAAGTTAACCGCGAACTCAAAGCTGATCCATCTGAATTTAAAGGAGAAAATCGTCCCGTTGAACAAGTTTCCTGGTATGATGCTGTGGAGTTTTGCGATCGCCTGTCTCAATACACTGGTAAACCCTACCGTCTACCCAGTGAAGCCGAATGGGAATATAGTTGTCGTGCAGGAACTACGACTCCATTTCACTTTGGCGAGACGATAACCTCAGATCTGGCAAACTATAACGCTGACTACACCTACGGTGCTGGTCCCAAAGGAATCCATCGAGAAGAAACAACGACTGTGGACAGCTTTGGCGTAGCCAATCCCTTTGGGCTATACAATATGCACGGAAATGTTTGGGAATTGTGTGCTGATCATTGGCATGGTAACTATGAAGGAGCACCGACAAACGGAAGTGCGTGGCTGGACAATAATGATAATGATAATCGTATACGGCGCGGTGGTTCGTGGCGCAACTCTCCCGAGGTCTGCCGTTCGGCGTTTCGCTTCGGCAGCGATGCGGGCGTCAGGAACCTCAACAGCTTCGGTTTCCGTGTTGCGTGTTCTCCTGCGTATACTCAGTAG
- a CDS encoding VWA domain-containing protein, which translates to MSSFNPQDLMTRAFIRLRQSGFQLGVGEFLAARQAVEGGFGEDEEALAETLKILWCHSPSEQSQFDPIWESLQMSSTPKNPEKKPPVKEPKLESDQERVEEPQKLSSPPPQETVTEIKSKPELASLPIRAPFTPVENQDTSALQTYYPISRRSMVYGWRYLRQPIADGSLDVLDVNATIEQATRQGFYLAPVYRRRERNNAHLLLLLDQNGSMTPFHRFTRDLVETAIYESSLQPDKVSVFYFHNVPAASVYKDLYLTEPIKLQTVLETCDNQTSILIVSDAGAARGYRKLERIRATTSFLFQLKRHSSLIAWLNPMPEERWIGSSAEIIANLVPMYQMDNNGLSNAIDIVRGQPLQHLNSPFS; encoded by the coding sequence ATGAGTTCCTTTAACCCACAAGATTTGATGACTCGTGCTTTCATTCGTTTGCGCCAAAGTGGCTTTCAGCTTGGTGTAGGGGAATTTTTGGCAGCACGGCAAGCAGTTGAAGGGGGATTCGGGGAAGATGAGGAAGCACTAGCAGAGACATTAAAGATTTTATGGTGTCACTCCCCATCTGAACAAAGCCAGTTTGACCCCATTTGGGAGTCTTTGCAGATGAGTTCAACTCCCAAAAATCCTGAAAAAAAGCCCCCTGTGAAAGAACCAAAGCTTGAGTCTGATCAAGAACGGGTGGAGGAACCGCAGAAACTATCATCACCGCCTCCCCAAGAGACTGTAACTGAGATCAAGTCTAAACCAGAACTGGCATCGTTACCGATTCGCGCACCTTTTACACCAGTGGAAAATCAGGATACTTCTGCATTACAAACGTATTATCCCATTTCCCGCCGTTCAATGGTTTATGGCTGGCGATATCTACGTCAACCTATTGCTGATGGTTCGTTGGATGTACTGGATGTGAATGCGACTATTGAACAAGCGACTCGCCAGGGATTTTATTTAGCTCCAGTTTATCGCAGACGAGAACGAAACAATGCTCATCTGTTGCTGCTGCTTGACCAAAATGGCTCTATGACTCCGTTTCATCGTTTCACTCGTGATTTAGTGGAAACGGCAATCTACGAAAGTTCTTTGCAACCTGACAAGGTAAGTGTATTCTATTTTCATAACGTGCCTGCAGCCAGTGTTTACAAAGACCTTTACTTGACAGAACCAATTAAGTTACAGACAGTGTTAGAAACCTGCGATAATCAAACTAGCATATTGATTGTCAGTGATGCTGGGGCAGCACGAGGATATCGGAAGTTAGAGCGAATTCGGGCGACTACCAGCTTTCTATTTCAACTCAAGCGACACAGTTCTTTGATTGCTTGGTTAAATCCTATGCCAGAAGAACGTTGGATTGGCAGTTCGGCAGAAATTATTGCCAATTTGGTGCCAATGTACCAGATGGATAATAATGGCTTAAGTAATGCTATTGATATTGTGCGTGGACAACCTCTACAACACTTAAATTCACCCTTCTCATGA
- the sbcD gene encoding exonuclease subunit SbcD has product MIKILHLSDIHMGSGFSHGRIHPETGLNTRLEDFVNTLSRCIDRALAEPVDLVVFGGDAFPDATPAPYVQEAFAGQFRRLVDANIPTVLLVGNHDQHTQGQGGASLCIYRALGVPGVVVGDTLKTHRIQTLNGSVQVITLPWLTRSTLMTRQETEGASLAQVNQLLTERLRVVLEGEIRRLDPNVPTVLLGHLMMDNANLGAERFLAVGKGFTLPLSLLTRPCFDYVALGHVHRHQNLNKSNNPPVIYPGSIERVDFSEEKEDKGYVMVELEKGHVEWEFCPLPVRAFHTIEVDLSKAEDPQVVIMKALAKRDIQDAVVRLIYKLRSEQLDLIDSASLHTALTPAHTYTIQPELVSQLARPRVPELSASNSIDPIEALRTYLNNREDLKDIAASMLEAAHNLLADDVEVWLESATQE; this is encoded by the coding sequence ATGATTAAAATCCTCCACCTCTCCGACATCCACATGGGAAGCGGATTCTCCCACGGACGAATTCATCCTGAAACAGGATTGAATACACGCTTGGAAGATTTTGTCAATACTTTGTCTCGATGTATTGACCGAGCGTTAGCAGAACCAGTGGATTTGGTTGTATTTGGTGGTGATGCTTTCCCCGATGCGACACCAGCACCCTATGTACAAGAAGCCTTTGCTGGTCAGTTTCGACGCCTAGTCGATGCAAACATCCCCACAGTCCTGTTGGTGGGAAACCACGACCAACACACCCAAGGACAGGGTGGAGCCAGTCTATGTATTTACCGTGCTTTAGGAGTCCCAGGAGTTGTCGTAGGTGATACCTTAAAAACTCATCGCATTCAAACCCTTAATGGAAGCGTGCAGGTTATCACTCTGCCTTGGCTAACCCGTTCTACACTCATGACTCGCCAGGAAACAGAAGGTGCATCTCTGGCCCAAGTCAACCAACTGCTGACTGAACGTCTGCGGGTTGTTCTAGAAGGAGAAATTCGCCGACTTGACCCCAATGTGCCAACTGTTCTTTTGGGTCACTTGATGATGGATAATGCAAATTTGGGAGCTGAGCGTTTTTTAGCAGTTGGTAAAGGCTTTACACTTCCCCTATCTTTGCTGACGCGACCTTGTTTTGACTATGTAGCCCTAGGACACGTCCATCGCCATCAAAACCTGAATAAATCTAATAACCCTCCCGTGATTTATCCAGGGAGTATTGAGCGTGTGGATTTTAGCGAAGAAAAGGAGGACAAGGGCTACGTTATGGTAGAATTGGAGAAAGGTCACGTTGAATGGGAATTTTGTCCTTTACCAGTTCGGGCTTTCCACACAATTGAGGTAGATCTTTCCAAAGCTGAAGATCCACAGGTGGTGATCATGAAAGCTTTAGCCAAGCGTGATATCCAAGATGCTGTTGTGCGGCTTATTTACAAACTTCGCTCTGAGCAATTAGATTTGATAGATAGCGCCTCGCTGCATACTGCTTTAACTCCTGCGCATACCTACACCATTCAACCAGAATTGGTTAGTCAGTTAGCTCGACCCCGTGTTCCGGAATTAAGCGCGAGTAATAGCATCGACCCGATAGAAGCCCTAAGAACTTACTTGAATAACCGCGAAGACCTCAAGGATATAGCCGCATCAATGCTGGAAGCTGCACACAATTTGCTAGCAGATGATGTGGAAGTCTGGCTAGAATCAGCTACCCAGGAATAA